The DNA sequence TATGGTGCTTACGGTATGACTGAAGTTCCCTACGATGCGGGTACCCCTATGACCAGCGCCGGAGTCACGGGCGGCATCTTCGGGGATCCACTTTACCCGTTCGATTCGCAATACCCCTGGCAGCACGGCTATTTCCAGGAAATATCCCCTTATAGTGGCTATCACTACTTCAAGCCATATAACTACCGGCACGTACTGTCTCAGACCCAGACTGCCAACGGCTGGGGAATTACACCACAGCTGGCTTACTCGCAGCACTTCTGGAATCGATACCACGAACAGGCAACCTGGAAGAACTACGCTCTGCCTCCCCGCGAGGAAGACATCGAAGAAATCCAGAAACGCAAACGGGAGTTCCAGGAAAAGCGTATCGATGAGAAGAGCTCTACCTCTTACTATCAACCACAGCGGGGCATGGTGCCGGTGCAGTACCAGCAGCAAAGTAACAACTACCAGCCACAGAATAATTACCAGCCCCAGAGCGGATATCAGCCTCAACCGCGCAACTTCCCGCAGTCGTCTTCTCAGTATCAGCAGCCACAGTACGAGCAATCTCAGTACCCACAGCAGCAGTACCAGCAACAGCAATATCAGCAACAACCTCAGCAGATGCAGCCGAAGTATCCTGCAAATGCTCCCGGCTACAACCAGAACCCGGTTTACATTAACCGCTGATCAGAGGCTTCAACCCCGGGTTCAACTCTGTACCGGTTCTGAATTGAGAACACGCAGCACCTGCTCCGTCGTGACAGGCTGAATCAGTCCCCGTTCGGTTATGATGCCCCGAATGAACTTTGCCGGTGTCACATCAAACGCAGGGTTGTATACATCAACTCCTTCTGGCGCAGTCTGTTTGCCAAATCCGTTGGTGATCTCTTCCGGCTGCCGTTCCTCAATCGGAATCTCGGCACCGCTTTCCAGGCTTAAGTCGAACGTACTTGACGGCGCGGCGATATAAAAAGGAATATCGTGCAGGCTTGCCAGCAGCGCGACGGAATACGTGCCAATCTTATTCGCGGAATCACCATTAGCGGCGATCCGGTCTGCTCCGGTCACCACGGCCTGGATCTTGCCTTCTTTCATGACCCAGCCCGCCATCGAGTCACTGATGAGAGTCACGGGGACATTCCGCTGCATCAGTTCCCAGGTCGTCAGTCGCGCGCCCTGTAATAACGGACGGGTCTCGTCAGCGTAAACGTGAATCCCCTTCCCCTGCCTGGCCGCTTCGAAGAAGACCGCCAGGGCCGTCCCTCCACCCGAAGTTGCCAGACCGCCGGCATTGCAGTGTGTCAGCACACCATCACCGGGAGAGAGCAGCGCCGCTCCTACTTCACCGATTTTATGACACATCTCCAGGTCTTCGACTTCAATCCGCCGTGCTTCTTCCAGCAGCAACGCATGCATTTCACCGCTGTCCAGATCCGCTGAATCCGCAGCCAGCTTCTGCAATCGATCAAGTGCCCAGAACAGGTTCACCGCCGTCGGCCGGCTCCCAGCCAGATACTCGGCAACGATTTTCAGTCGTTGATCAAATTCCGCACGCGAGGTGCCTGCTTCCGTTTGCAAACCCACGACGACACCATAGGCGGCTGCGATCCCGATCGCTGGTGCACCGCGTACGCGCAACTTCTTGATCGCTTCCCAAACCGTTTCGACATCTCGACATTCAATTTCTTTATACTCGGTCGGCAGCAGGGTCTGATCGATCATCTTCAGATATCCATCTGTCCCACCCACCCAGTAAAGTGTGGCGACATCGGAAGCGGCCTCGTGCTCGGTATTCATATTCATTCGTCTTCTATTTGATGTGAGAAATCAATTGGCTTAAGGATGCGTCTGAAGTGCATTCTAATCGAAATCACCTCAAACAAAAAACCCTGTGGTTTCACGAGCTTTTCCATTGATTCTGGTAATCTGTGTCTGGTATGCTCAAAACACTCTCCTTTTTAAAGATCCTTAAATATCACAGGATTTTTCCTTCCTGCCTAACTGAATAACAGCTGAATTCAAGGAATCAACGCTATGCTTCTGACTGCCCGTAAAATCTTTACCCTCTCTCTGCTGACCATCGCCGGTCTGATGGTTTCCGTGACTGCACCTCTGAGCGCTGAAGAACACTGCGAAAGCGATTTCGTCAGCATCTTCAATGGTAAGAATCTGGATGGCTGGCAAGGTGCGACCGACGGGTACTTCGTCAAAGATGGCATGCTGATCAGCAAGAAAGAAAGTGGCGGAAATCTCTTCACCGATAAAGAATACTCCAACTTCGTGCTGCGTTTTGACTTCAAACTCGACGCCGGTGCCAACAACGGGATCGGTTTCCACGTTCCTCTGAAACCGAAAACCAGCCCTGCTTATGCCGGTAAAGAACTTCAGATCCTGGATAACACCGCTGAAAAATATGCCAAGCTGCAGGACTATCAGTACCACGGTTCGCTCTACGGAACAGCTGCTGCCAAGCGTGGCTATTTGAATCCTGTAGGAGAATGGAACACCCAGGAAGTTCTCGTGAATGGCAACCATGTCAAAGTGACCCTCAACGGCACTGTTATTCTGGACTACGACATGGGAGACGCCAAGAAGAATGGCACGATCGATCACAAAGATCACCCCGGTCTCAAACGGGACAAAGGCTATATCTGTCTGTGCGGCCATGGCGCCGAAATCGAGTTCAAAGATTTCCGTATCAAAGAACTGAAATAGTCGCTCTCCAGACGGAATCAGATCCTTCACACAACGACAACAGGAAAAGTACGTATGAGCTCTGAACAGCAACCGGCTTCCAGCGAAGTCACGCGCAGAAGTTTCCTCCGCACCGGCGGTGCCGCAGCCGCCGGTCTGGCCTGGACCGCAAAAAGTTATGCCAGCATCCTGGGCGCCAACGATCGAATTCGCATCGGCTTTCTCGGTGCGGGTGGCATGGCCAACGCCCACATGAATACGTTCAACGCGATCAAAGATAAGAATAATCTCGAAGCGATCGCCGTTGCCGACTGCTGGCAGACCCGCGCAGAAGAAGGCAAAACCAAAACCGGCGCACAACACGCATTCGGTGACTACCAGAAAGTGCTCGAGATCAAGGACATCGACTATGTCACGATCGCAACGCCGGAACACTGGCACTCCCAGATGACCATTGATGCCCTCGACGCCGGCAAAGCCGTCTACTGTGAAAAACCGATGACGCACAGCATCCCCGAAGCTCAGGCTGTCATCAAAAAGCAGAAAGAGACGAAGCTGCCGATTCAGGTTGGTGTGCAGGGCATGTCTGACGATTCTTACTCTTCCGCGGCTAAGGCCATCGAAGAGGGAGTACTCGGTCAGGTGGTGCAGGCCCAGATCGAATACGTGCGTCGTTACGGCGAACAGGGTCCCTGGCGTCGTCCCGGTCTGAAAGACAATGAACCCAAACCGGCCGATCTTGACTGGAACGCCTGGCTCGGTAAAGCACCGAAGATCGACTGGAACCCGCACCACTACTTCGAGTGGCGGAACTATGGACAGTATTCGGGCGGGATCTGCACCGACCTGTTCATTCACCGTATCACCCGCATCATGAAGGCCTGTAACCTTCTCTATCCACGACGTGTCGTTGGGATGGGCGGAATCTGGCAGTGGAATGATGGTCGCAACCTGCCGGACAACTTCGAGATGATCTGCGAGTACCCGCGGGGCATGACCGTTTACGTGCTGGGTACCATGAGTAACCGGGTGGGCATCGATCACCTGATCCGTGGTTATCGCGGCACGCTCT is a window from the Gimesia benthica genome containing:
- the mtnA gene encoding S-methyl-5-thioribose-1-phosphate isomerase — encoded protein: MNMNTEHEAASDVATLYWVGGTDGYLKMIDQTLLPTEYKEIECRDVETVWEAIKKLRVRGAPAIGIAAAYGVVVGLQTEAGTSRAEFDQRLKIVAEYLAGSRPTAVNLFWALDRLQKLAADSADLDSGEMHALLLEEARRIEVEDLEMCHKIGEVGAALLSPGDGVLTHCNAGGLATSGGGTALAVFFEAARQGKGIHVYADETRPLLQGARLTTWELMQRNVPVTLISDSMAGWVMKEGKIQAVVTGADRIAANGDSANKIGTYSVALLASLHDIPFYIAAPSSTFDLSLESGAEIPIEERQPEEITNGFGKQTAPEGVDVYNPAFDVTPAKFIRGIITERGLIQPVTTEQVLRVLNSEPVQS
- a CDS encoding 3-keto-disaccharide hydrolase, giving the protein MLLTARKIFTLSLLTIAGLMVSVTAPLSAEEHCESDFVSIFNGKNLDGWQGATDGYFVKDGMLISKKESGGNLFTDKEYSNFVLRFDFKLDAGANNGIGFHVPLKPKTSPAYAGKELQILDNTAEKYAKLQDYQYHGSLYGTAAAKRGYLNPVGEWNTQEVLVNGNHVKVTLNGTVILDYDMGDAKKNGTIDHKDHPGLKRDKGYICLCGHGAEIEFKDFRIKELK
- a CDS encoding Gfo/Idh/MocA family protein, producing MSSEQQPASSEVTRRSFLRTGGAAAAGLAWTAKSYASILGANDRIRIGFLGAGGMANAHMNTFNAIKDKNNLEAIAVADCWQTRAEEGKTKTGAQHAFGDYQKVLEIKDIDYVTIATPEHWHSQMTIDALDAGKAVYCEKPMTHSIPEAQAVIKKQKETKLPIQVGVQGMSDDSYSSAAKAIEEGVLGQVVQAQIEYVRRYGEQGPWRRPGLKDNEPKPADLDWNAWLGKAPKIDWNPHHYFEWRNYGQYSGGICTDLFIHRITRIMKACNLLYPRRVVGMGGIWQWNDGRNLPDNFEMICEYPRGMTVYVLGTMSNRVGIDHLIRGYRGTLYFTREGWVAKDKDGKVLAEHKKSGAEDTKLHHTNLQNHLRNGEPLNCPTELGLAGVVAVNMANESWRSGQMMGWDTENEKMAPANTLELSHFPETT